The Castanea sativa cultivar Marrone di Chiusa Pesio chromosome 4, ASM4071231v1 sequence tccaacaaagagaaggaaggaggaggggatgcagagaaggatttAAGCCAAACAGTTGAACCCAACGTCCctccaacgaagacagcagataagggaaagcagatcttgactccctttgagctggagttgagaaagaccgagggcactagtacctctcaccAAGAGCCTCCTCCgaaagcttaggacttagcttagggcttctctttttccatttttgaactATCTATGTAATGCATGTTtaactgattaatgaagaacaatttcatttgcctttcacttgggttgtatctgttATACTTtaccttacttttttttttttttgtatttgttataaagattgccattagcacataaccaaaaatttctcagagtaaacaaatctaactccaaggatcgcacaatcataactttcacataatcttaTGCACatcattaaagatttaataaaggtgacatggttaatatatttaaacaatgccttgattaaaaagaaaagaggaattcatataacgattaaaccctcaTAATGCATAACACCGTTTCTATttggatgtaagatccgaggaccattccttgcagaaaattgcttaacacttaaagatatgaaacttaaggttcgagtttaataaacagtaatgCATTAtcatccagacataataaggagataaccttGATCAAAATTGTGGTCCGAAGACAATACGTAACCCATTTTACGTTTAATCCTTAAAAAttatagcttcaaatgttaattttcccaaagtaggaggttcgaagacccggcataactaaggttctgtttaacaagtggcaagacatcaatttctacaaggtttgtgatcagaggactgcacttaaccaagtttctgtttgattcttaacaATTATCActtcagatgttaattttcccaaagtaggaggtccgaagacccggcataactaaggttctgtttaacaaatgacaagacatcaatttccacaaggtttgtgatccgaggactgcacttaaccaagtttctttttgattcttaaaaattatcacttcaaatgttaattttcccaaagtaggaggtccgaagacccggcataactaaggttctgtttaacaaatgacaagacatcaatttctacaaggtttgtgatccgaggactgcacttaaccaagtttctgtttgattcttaaaaattatcacttcaaatgttaattttcccaaagtaggaggtccgaagacccggcataactaaggttctgtttaacaaatgataagacatcaattttcacaaggtttgtggtccgaggactgcacttaaccaagtttctgtttgattcttaaaaactatcacttcaaatgttaattttcccaaagtaggaggtccgaagacccggcataactaaggttctgtttaacaaatgacaagacatcaatttccacaaggtttgtgatccgaggactgcacttaaccaagtttctgtttgattcttaaaaattatcacttcaaatgttaattttcccaaagtaggaggtccgaagactcggcataactaaggttctgtttaacaaatgataagacatcaatttccacaaggtttgtggtccgaggactgcacttaaccaagtttctgtttgattcttaaaattgataattgcgagcgtcagagctactcataactttgaaatacaaactgacaaaagctcatttcattaataataatacattctaagattacttacattccatggacgtggaacaattcgttcgtctagatcagctagcctatattaccctatacctgctactgaaacaatgcgataggggccttcccagttaggtcctagcttaccccatgctgggttcttagaagtgcctacaactttccttaatacaagatcaccaggtgcaagtggtcttagcttcacatgggcatcatatcctcgttttagcttctgctgataataggTCAtctggaccatagctgcctcacgccgttcctcaattaaatcaagatctttctctagaagtccctggttattctctgggctaaaagaacttgtctttaaaGTAGGAAAACCATATTCTAgcggtatcaccgcctcggctccatatgtcatagagaatggcgtctctccagtggacctgcgcggtgtggtccgatatgtccacaggacatgagggagctcttctacccatctgcctttcgcatcgtccaacctcttcttgagcccgttaactatgaccttgttaacggcctcggcttgtccatttccccGAGGATAAACCGGGGTGGAATATCCGTTTATGATACctatgtcaccacaatacttcctaaaagccctACTATCGAACCGGACACCATTGTCgtagatgagtgtgtgtggtacaccgaatctagtgacaatatttttccatataaatttcttggaatcaacatctcgtatattggctaagggctcagcttcaacccatttagtgaagtagtccgtTCCCACGAGCCCACCTTTTTGTTGCCAAAGAAATTTCTGAAATGGCCCTataatgtccaagccccattgtgcgaaaggccaagggccgGAGAgaggttaagaacccctcctgGTGGATATTGTGGGCGAAcctcgacattgatcacattttctggcatagtcctcgAGCCTTCCTccgcatattgggccaccaataaccccgagtcaagggctctatgggctaaggaccttcccccaaagtgtggctcccacaaattccctcatgcaattcctccaacaaTGCTTCGTTGATTCGTGGTGTACACACACAAGTACgatcccgaaaaggatcgtttgtatagcttgtGGTCCCTGACAActaaacgcggcgcctttcgacgtaacTTTTCTCGTCTTACCTTGgcttcgggaagaatgtcatttttaagaaaagatatgatcgaatccatccaactaggaccagtgccttattagatggatgcgaggtgcgttagcgcttgcaagagaaggttctaccaaatcccgaacgaggataacccttggtaaaccttgagccgaggatgttgccaacgtagccaaggaatctcgcgtgagtgtttccactcctagaaacgtgagctaaggcaaagcGAGTCAAATTCAGCCCGCCGGCGTTTGACTTCGGGCCAAATATTCTCGCATTccggggtctctagcctccatggttcccatgacTCGGCCGACCACTAaccgagagtccgagaacacgtggatttccttgccacccatcttatgtaccatttgcatgcctaccaagatcgcttcatactcggcctcgttattagtagccgagaaggccaatctcaaagatttttcgaagataattccttcggggacattagaacaagtccaacactgCACCcttttgattagcagcccccatccacataaactctccaaaccgagggcgatacgtccgtgatcacaccaatcgatttttcacccatgtgtgcttctttagaagtttcttctaacaatggttcgcaaactcgccaccaaatcagcgaggacctcgTCCCTTtaccgatgtgcgaggcctcgtatttaacatcaaaggctcccaaaatggttccccattttgccacccccGCCGTAGCaccagcactacgcaacacaaaTTTTAAGAGGCAATcggggtcaaaacaaccacagagcgagattggaaataatgaggaagtttgcgcgtggcgtggactggCGCCCGAAGTgttgctttttccaagggcaagatagcgcacctcggcctcattcaaggacttactaacgtagtagacggCCTCTCgtaccccgctttcattccttataaggactaagctcaccgcgtgaatagccacggccgataagcgaataaaaacctcgtccacttcgggcgagataaaataggtggccgagaaagatattgcttaagccgttGGAAAGCTAATTCGCAAattcctcggtccattgaaaccctttccacttgtgcaacaaccgaaagaaaggaTGACACCGATcactgaccgagaaataaatctattcaacgtgAAGAATCATTCCAAGCACTTtcgaatctcttttgggttcctaggcggctgcaaattctgaatagccttaacctgcactgggtttacctctatgcccctatgagtaatcataaatcccaagaacttcccagatcctacgccaaaagaacacttggaggcgttaaggcgcaatttATACCTCCTTAGCACCTGGAAtgtgtcggccagatctgtcatgtgtgaaggtactgtcttactcttcaccaccatatcatccacgtacacttcgatggttttccccgattctttgttcaaacattcgggtcatcattctttgataagtagccccagcattttttaatccaaatggcatgaccttataatgatagttcccggttggagtaatgaaagcagttttctcctgatcctctaacgccaagggaatttgatggtaaccctagaaggcgtccaagaaactcatccgaggatgtccaacagtagcatctaccagttgatcaatccgtggcattgggaacgaatctttaggacaggccttgttcagatcagtaaagtccacacatactctccacttgccgttcttcttcttaacaacaacagtatgagccaaccattcagggtagaaaacctctttgatagcccccgcccttttgagtttaagaacctcttccttcacagcttcagaatgttctcgggaagatcgccgaggtggctgcctcctcggaacaatggcaggattgacgtttaaatgatgacaaataaagttcggatctatgcctggagcctcataggggtcccacgcaaaaacatctaaattatctttcagaaattccaacaactccatcttctcttggtgtggcaaaagtatgccaacttggaaaaacctctccggatcatctgttattacaaacttctctaactcctcacaaatagcctcgtctcctgtcatcgctccaggtgcctccggagctgttaattgctatgactcctggatgggcaaggttgatgactcaactTCTGACTGATGAAGCACCGCAGCGGATATGCACtgcctagccactacctggctgccgaggatttcctcaacatgctcccccgaggggaatttcaccttaacatgtaaggtagaggagacagctcccaaggTGTGtaaccatggcctggcgaggatggctgtatatggagagtacgcgtcaaccacaatgaaatctatcTCAACCATTTcggtgccggattgaacgggtaaacggatctgtcccttcggcataacggcccttccttcgaagcttataagtggggagtcataaggggttaaatcttccaactccaatcttagccctttaaatagatcagggtacatgatatctgcaccgctgccctgatctatcatcacccttctcacatcatagttccctattctgagggtaaccacaagagcatcgtcatggggctggatagtccctaccttatcctcctcggagaaatccaagacaggtaaagtgctctttaatctcttcggcctgctacccacctcctcggcctgcggatgggaaactgccataaccctagtgggacctgagccggtcctaccaggtgcagcgaagataacattaattgttcccaatgctggccgagatgaaccgttcctctgattgtttgaaccaacttgactgacctgcccggtgggctgacacaagtgccgctttaactttccctcaccgacgaggctgctctagatggttccacagggtccgataGTTCTCGGtggtgtggcccacatcctgatggtactgacagaaaatgttttgatttcttctaacagggtcccctgccatcttgccgggccatctgaagaagggctctttacgaactttttctaataactggtGCACCGGTTCTcagaacacagtatttacagcctgaggtgctgccgagccggattgtccgaagtaatccctcctcggcttattgttgtgatatctgtccgacctgaaatcccttctctcctgtgggataaccttctcctttccgtTTCCCTGCtactggtcttcctctaccctcttgtattcatcaatacgatccataagacggcgtacgctgcggacaggctttttcgtcaaggactttcttaggtcgtggtcagtagggagacccaccttaaaagtattaagcgccacctcatcgaagtcgccgtctatttcattgaacatctcccagtatcggtcggagtatgctttcagtgtctccccttccttcatgaccatggatagcaacgagtccaatggctgagggactctgctacacgtaatgaaccgcgaagcaaatgccctagttagctccccaaatgacCCTACAgatcccgatttgagaccgttaaaccatctcatagccacaggtcccaagctagaggggaagactttacacatcaaagtctcgttgtgagagtgcactgccatcctctggttgaagtgactcacgtacttcaccgggtcagtccggccattatagacggtaaacgtgggctgggtgaacctcctaggaagcctccccctctcaatcctccgtgaaaacggagatttagagagttggtgcaacgccctactcatggtatcgttacctaagcccctagaacgaaactTCTTACGTCTGCCTGTTGGTTGATCGTCTTcttcaccggaggatgttgcgctggtgagggaacatgaccttgaactgtacccaaatcccctatccttctcaaaggaagaactagatgaggacggagAAACCTTACGCTTTGCGcgacgtaacttcctcttcaaacgattgatttccctccgcatggatttagaaccctcatcatgAGTAGTGCTACctcctccatgagtatggctagcgcctaggtattctgtatggacgcttcccttaCGATctctacgatgttcaagacgttcaaagtaatcttccggttgtgatccttgtgactctgcatggtgagagcctaagcctaccataatatccctacctcttctagactagatccccacagacggcgccaattgtaggtgcacaattgcacctggccccaagaacagttgcgggcccaggcccaatgagccttaaacaatatgaatttgtagagtgtgggcttgaaactcaggttagaagtatgtggggattaaatgacaaactatgGACTtcgaatacttggaaacaataaggaatattataaattggcctcctcggatgtaagccgagagctgttcttatattatatccctttcttagtcttttctttctttttagattacaaaagtCCTCCCCctttctgtcttaaattgctctttatatactactcttttgaatgctttgtacacgtgttgcctcacctcccccttagcctagatatttcttttctcagtgcctttgaatagtaaccagaagtttctcttcaactgttcaggtgtcacttccccataaatgcggccagggtggtaggtgcagggtctttaatgtggaggtagcagcctttatctttgacatttcttcaacacagGTGCTTCTGGgacgttctagggttcaccccttttaaccattggccttaactgtgtcatcccctaacctttactatgaaatcccgagttcttagGTGCTCGttcgagggtaagttcaccctcggctggatcctcgtatcctcggcgtatgggccgacccatagcactaacaacttccaaacccaaggtcaggtcggccttccttaacacggcccaaaaggcccacgttcccatcaggatctttttgccccccacaagatctatttctcattttttaatggCGATTTTTTATTATCCATGTACCCTTTAAAGATGAAATCTTGATTCGGTCCCCCGTCGATGGTATCCTGGTTATTTTACTATAAgtttaataatttaaacatATTCTCTCCAAATAAGATTAATTGGAATCCATGTattcttaataaattataacaataacCACTGTTAGTATTACATTTTATCTATAAAATTCTATTAATCAGTGGATTCCCACTGTTTCTTCTTCAATTGTTTTGGCGTATAAAAATATCTGAAATAACAAATGTTTTTCTACAACAATAATACTATTTCAcgtacaaaaggaaaaaaaaatggttattcTCACAACttatctatttgaattcaaatactttaattatctttataaaaaaaaaaatactatactATTAATAACAGGATTCTCCTGATTCATCTTCAATTTTTGGCATACTATAATATCCTCATAAAAATTCTGAAATAACATactttttagtttaattttttttcctacaaaagtAATACTGTTTCATGTaccaaacgaaaaaaaaaaaaactgttattcTCACCACCCGTTTGTATTCAAATATCTGATTCTTATCTATATTTGTaatctatttgaattcaaatatttcaattatatatataaaaaaaaaaacaaaatcacttcttcaaaaaaaaaaaccactactGAAAAAACTACTAATTTTTATCCCGAaatttctatgattttttttttaattatttaaaacattctaaaatttttgttatccaaatTTTATACAGTTTTCACAAATCCTCATCCATCCACACTAACAtatatcatctttcttttgttcaaatctcaaatttctttACATATCACAATTCTTAATTATCTCAGCCAATAAATTCAAATACCCCATTGGGTTTCCCACATCATTatcaattcttttaaaaaaattggtttattatttggattttgaatttctccacaaaACCTAAACAACTAAATGTAAGGAAACGTTGTAGTAGCTTCTCCTCTGTCTCCAGTCTACTATCTTCTTTAGCAACAAATCCAACACAGCTAAGCGCAAGGCGACGTTCATAAATAGTGATATTTGTTTCTATATCCATGCTATGCAGCATTCTTTCGTTCTATTCCTCTATcagatccctttttcttttgagtgttCAAGATATTTGCTCTATTCTGATATATACAATACAATATTTCCATGCCTTTACATTCAAGCAATATACACTGATTCAGCTCTCCTTGAAGGGGAAGCCGAGTTGGTTATAAATTCTTTGAAAGAGGTTTCTCCATCTTATTTGGTATTTGATACAAGATGCTAAAGTTTTTGAGGAGTCTTTTCACTATCTTAGATTTTCTCATGTTTGCTGTGAGGGAAACTCTTTCCCTATAACTTTGCTGAATATGCTATTCATGTCACAAGGTATGATGCACGGACGCGGCAAAATGGGCGCCGCACCTATGTCCGAGGCGGCGACACCACTGCTTGCGCGTCGATGCCGTAtctgagttttatttttatttttattttttttacagatttACTTGGCTCCGATTTGCGCGGAACCGGGCCAATTAGGCTAGAATTGGGTCGTTTTAGTCGTACCAGATCGTATCGGCGGTGGTCAAAACtgaccgaaacggccgaaaaGGCCGGAATCGTTTGGCTTTAGATATAAGATAAAAACGATTGCACTGTTGCACATCGTTTGGTTGTGAATAAGAGGAAGAAATTACTAGGGTGAAGATAAatgagaagaagatgaagaaaagttTAAAGCATTGCGGCTGTCAGACTTGCAAAAATCAGAATCACGTGAAGGGCGAAGGCAAAGGGAAACAACAGTGTGATTGTTCGTGGGCTTTGTTGGCTTTGTTAATAGTTCATGGGCTTTGTTATTCATGGGCTTTGGCTTTGTTGCTTGTTTATGGCTTCGGCTGTACATTTTGCTTTTAACGTGCcatagtaaaaatattttaataataaaaatgctaCTAACAGGCCATagtaattttatagaatattttaataataaaaatatataaaaaattataaataaaaatatttttaataattttttaattaccaTACTcgcactcttttttttttaaaaattgtcaaatttcgCACCCGTACCCGAATCtggaaacgcacccgtgcttcataggtcaCAAGTTTCTTAGTATAGATGGAAGATATCTCATCACACCTTTCTGGTAATCCAAACCAATTTCGTTATAGGTTAATAAAGATTATACGTagtttcttccaaaaaaaaaaaaaaaattaatctcatGTTtgtctttaattatttatttatttattctttttggaTTATGTgcaaacagttttttttttttttttttaaaattttaattttgattttaattttttatataattattaagtTCTGCCAAGCTATTTGAGAACCCGAGGTATATAATTTAGCTAACCCAGCAATCTCTACATCAGACTTTGCTTACTACTTTTATGTGTAACGATATAACTTTGGTACAGAAAATTCAAGGCCTTACCTACTTAAACATATGCAAAGCATGCTTGTGTTTGCATGTCAAATGGGCTCCCTTTCTACTGTTGTGTTTACTACTTGAACCATGTGTGACTTCTCACAGCTGCATCCTAAATGTGGTTCTTTAAGCCATACTAATTAATGATAAcatatggaaggaaaaaaatccAGGATTTTACAGACTGAGCAATGTgagaaattatattataaaaaggaATGATAAAGACCTTAATTTGGTTAAAGAAAGGATGCCATTGAAAATAGACATGGTATGCCTAACAATATTGGTATTGGACTCATCATTATTGGTGCtagtttgtgtatatatatataatagtttatatatatatatatatatatatatatttttttttgtaactttcTTTTTAAGTGATCATAATTTTAAGCAAGGTGAAAATTTAAAGCTTTTATTTCATTCTCACTTGAAGGAAGCAAACACAATTCTGGCCAATAATTAAGGGCAAGTAGACTATTATTAACCATTATCATCATATCATAAATAgagttgtttctcaaaaaacaaaaaagatcaTACATTTAGTTCACAAACATGAATTGCCTGAAAATATTTATACCTTTACTTTTCCTGCAAGCATAAAGGCCTTGCAGGTCACAGTTTTGATCACATTAGGACCACCCCAAGCACTCTCAAGCTCCTTAATCACTTCTTCAGGTAATAAATCCACCCCTTGGTCCTTGGCTTTAGTGACAGCCGAAGATGACCTTAAGCGCCTCACCATTCCTTCAAAGGACATCACTATTTGTATGTCGAGTTGCAATGGTTCTCCCTCAGAACCTAAACCTACACTCTCAAAACGAAATGGAAGTGTCCTATAACCATCAAACAAGCATTGTGCCTTTGGGTCATAAAAGGGGAGGGTTGTTTCACGGAATCTTTTCATCACAGGATCAAATGTTGGGCTTACTTCCATTTTATTGTAGCCCCATATGGCAATTACTCCTCCTGGCTTACGTAGAACCCGTGTAACAATGGAGTAAAATTTTGGGAGTTCAAACCAGTGCACAGCTTCAGCCACAGTCACCAAATCAACTGAATTTTCTCCACCTATTAGACTCACTAATTCGTCGTCAGAGAGGGATAAGGGGGTATGGATGTATTTGACTCGAGGATGTTGCCTTGCATGTTTTAGTTGAGCTTCACTTATGTCTGTTCCAATTACTTGCTCAAAATACTCAGCAACCTGGAAAAGCGAACATAATGTATATGGTTCAGAATAtcttaaaaagaacaaaataatttcagaatttttatttcaggttttcatccaattttcattaaaatattttaaattttatttatttagtttgggTTTAGATATTAGTTTGGATTACATTAGGCTACTCATGAATTAGTACTTAGAGTTCAGCTAAGATTTGTTTTCATGGATGTTATCTTTATCTCTCTGTTTCCGGGGAAGCTCTATAAAAGCTCCAGATGGTTTATTGGCTTTCAAACTActgttgattaataaaatttcatgcAAGCCAATCAAGTATTTAGAGCACAAAAATGCTTTAGGGGTTTACCTAATGGGTGTGCATGCGactaaaaagaagtaaatatTCATTCATCAGCTTTGACTTATGCTTTCTTGTCACTCGGTTAACAAATCCACAAATCAGCAAAAACACAGTTATTAGAccaaaattgagagagagagagagagagactaacaGCAAGAGCAGCTTGGCCGCTGCCAGTGCCAGCATCCCAAGCTAAAGAGTGTTGAGAGGTCAGAGCAGCTAGCTTCGAAAACCATTCGCTTGGATAGGTTGGCCTTGAATCCGAATAAATCTCGGCCTGTTTGTCGAACAAACCAGCCATATTCACTACTTGCTTCTTATGATTGGGCTCTCAGTCTTAAGGAGAGAGCAGAGAACATTTTGAATTCATATATAAGCTTCATCCTTGAGCCTTCAATGAAAGTTGGATCATTATCCAACCACATGGTAGATAAAGAATTTGTAGACTTCGACCAGCAACCCAGAGTTCGTAAACAAATACAATTTGGCTTGCGTGCATGTGAATGGGGCTTGCGTGCACGTAAAAATCAGAATTTCATTTGGACAGCATaatgtaccttttttttttttttactgattaGGAAATTGGAATGGGAGGAGACTTGAGACCTGGAGCGGTTGACGAATATAAATAGATTGGTCTATTTTTGTCCgaatttgtttggttgagaggatgaaaaattaagaggatagaaaattgtgaaatgggagaaaatatttagtttttcctatatttgtgtttggttgggataGAAAAGTGAGGGGAtgaaaatcttttttgtttggttataaagaaaagtgaagaatagaaaatgtagtttatataaatttatcattatgtttagtttatataattaaatttactattataTCCTTAGTACATAATACGTAAATACCATttctttgttataaaaatatataatttctttgtacatactcattaaataagaagaaaatattaattatttataattaaagttaataaaatcaaattatatataatataatacattaattatttttttactcattatattattttcctttattattacatataatataatataacatattACATATGATATATTAGTGGctccaaacaaataaaaaaaaaaaaaattggcaaagaAGTAGGACAAACCAACACGTTTGTTCTACTTCTTTCCCAATTTTTGCTGGATATGTGTACTTTCATGTTTGGTTATGCAGAAGAAACAAAATAGAAGCAAGGTGAgagatattttatttctttcacgTC is a genomic window containing:
- the LOC142631729 gene encoding uncharacterized protein LOC142631729, with the translated sequence MAGLFDKQAEIYSDSRPTYPSEWFSKLAALTSQHSLAWDAGTGSGQAALAVAEYFEQVIGTDISEAQLKHARQHPRVKYIHTPLSLSDDELVSLIGGENSVDLVTVAEAVHWFELPKFYSIVTRVLRKPGGVIAIWGYNKMEVSPTFDPVMKRFRETTLPFYDPKAQCLFDGYRTLPFRFESVGLGSEGEPLQLDIQIVMSFEGMVRRLRSSSAVTKAKDQGVDLLPEEVIKELESAWGGPNVIKTVTCKAFMLAGKVKV